The Carassius carassius chromosome 2, fCarCar2.1, whole genome shotgun sequence genome has a segment encoding these proteins:
- the LOC132107757 gene encoding cadherin-11-like, with the protein MWEGLRQQVFFLCLGAALWSAVAAATYRGSGPREHGHRRHLSLHRHRERGKEGQVLHRSKRGWVWNQFFVIEEYTGPDPVLVGRLHSDVDSGNGNIKYILSGEGAGTIFVIDDKTGNIHATKTLDREEQAQYTLTAQAVARDTNKPLEPPSEFIVKVQDINDNPPEFLHAPYYARVAEMSNVGTSVIKVTATDADDPTYGNSARLVYSILQGQPYFSVEPQTGIIRTALPNMDREARQEYDVVIQAKDMGGHMGGLSGTTQVKITLTDVNDNPPKFAQGVYAMAVSEDKVPGEEVGRLKARDPDLAENGLVDYRILEGDGMNLFEITKDSETQEAVIKLKKTVDFETKRSYTLKVEASNPHVDPRFIAWGPYRDTTIVKISVEDADEPPTFMAPGYNFEVEENAPAGTLVGRVHAKDTDIMNNPIRYMIPRYTDLEEFFIINPEDGIIKTTRPLDRETQAWHNISVSATEIGGHHQDAKVRVNIKVKDVNDNAPEFTAQNEVLVCENAIPGKLIETVSATDKDEMAHRQHFHFRLAPEVANNHSFSVKDNRDSTASIIVIRKGFSRMTQDVYHLPIEINDNGVPPMSSTNTLIIRVCSCDSKDTILSCNVEPFILSAGLSTGALIAILACIVILLAIVVLFVALRRQKKEPLIVFEEEDIRENIITYDDEGGGEEDTEAFDIATLQNPDGANGFLPRKDIKPELQYPMCPRPIGNSVDVDDFIKTRISDADNDPTAPPYDSIQIYGYEGRGSVAGSLSSLESVTTDSDLDYDYLQSWGPRFKKLADLYGTKDSADDNS; encoded by the exons ATGTGGGAGGGACTGAGACAGCAGGTGTTCTTCTTGTGTTTGGGGGCCGCACTATGGAGCGCTGTAGCAGCAGCGACATACAGGGGCTCAGGTCCACGGGAGCATGGCCACCGCCGCCATCTCTCTTTAcacagacacagggagagaggCAAAGAAGGCCAGGTGCTTCACCGCTCCAAACGGGGCTGGGTCTGGAACCAATTCTTTGTCATTGAGGAGTACACAGGCCCAGATCCCGTCTTAGTAGGTCGG CTTCATTCGGATGTAGATTCAGGAAATGGGAACATTAAATACATCCTTTCAGGGGAGGGAGCAGGCACTATTTTTGTCATTGATGACAAAACTGGCAACATTCATGCCACAAAGACACTGGACAGAGAAGAGCAGGCCCAGTACACCCTGACTGCCCAGGCTGTGGCTCGAGACACCAACAAACCCCTTGAACCTCCCTCAGAATTCATTGTCAAGGTGCAGGACATCAACGACAATCCGCCGGAGTTCCTTCACGCCCCTTACTATGCACGAGTGGCTGAGATGTCCAATGTTG GTACTTCAGTGATAAAGGTCACAGCTACAGACGCAGATGACCCTACATACGGCAACAGCGCCAGGCTGGTCTACAGCATCCTGCAGGGCCAGCCTTATTTTTCTGTGGAGCCACAAACAG GAATCATTCGAACTGCTCTGCCCAACATGGACAGGGAGGCCAGGCAAGAATACGATGTTGTAATCCAGGCCAAGGACATGGGTGGACACATGGGTGGTCTGTCAGGAACCACTCAGGTTAAAATCACCCTGACTGATGTCAATGACAATCCTCCAAAGTTCGCTCAGG GTGTTTACGCCATGGCGGTTTCAGAGGACAAGGTTCCTGGTGAGGAGGTGGGTCGACTGAAGGCCAGAGATCCTGATCTGGCAGAGAACGGACTGGTGGATTATCGGATCTTAGAGGGAGACGGCATGAACCTTTTCGAGATCACCAAGGACTCGGAGACCCAGGAGGCAGTCATCAAACTAAAGAAG ACTGTGGACTTTGAGACCAAGCGATCATACACACTGAAGGTAGAAGCCTCGAACCCACACGTGGACCCCCGTTTCATTGCCTGGGGTCCATACAGAGATACTACCATTGTGAAAATATCAGTAGAAGATGCAGATGAGCCCCCGACATTCATGGCTCCCGGCTATAACTTTGAGGTGGAGGAAAACGCCCCAGCAGGCACTCTGGTCGGCCGCGTGCATGCCAAAGACACTGACATCATGAACAACCCAATCAG ATATATGATCCCACGCTACACAGACTTGGAAGAGTTTTTCATCATTAATCCTGAAGACGGTATTATTAAGACCACAAGGCCTTTAGATCGGGAAACACAAGCTTGGCACAACATCTCCGTCAGTGCTACAGAGATTG GTGGCCATCATCAAGATGCAAAAGTACGAGTCAATATCAAAGTCAAAGATGTGAATGACAATGCTCCAGAATTCACAGCTCAAAACGAAGTGCTTGTCTGTGAGAATGCCATCCCTGGAAAG CTCATTGAGACAGTTAGTGCTACGGATAAGGATGAAATGGCCCACCGCCAGCACTTCCACTTCAGACTGGCCCCTGAGGTCGCTAACAACCACAGTTTCTCCGTCAAGGACAACAGAG ATAGCACCGCTAGCATCATTGTGATCCGGAAGGGCTTCAGCAGAATGACCCAGGATGTGTATCACCTTCCCATTGAGATCAATGACAATGGTGTACCCCCGATGAGCAGCACCAATACTCTTATAATCCGTGTGTGCAGCTGCGACAGCAAAGACACAATCCTCTCCTGCAATGTCGAACCTTTCATCCTCTCTGCAGGGCTCAGCACCGGAGCTCTGATTGCCATCTTGGCCTGTATTGTTATTCTACTAG CGATCGTGGTGCTGTTTGTGGCCCTGCGACGGCAGAAAAAGGAGCCTTTGATCGTATTTGAGGAGGAAGACATTCGGGAGAACATCATCACCTATGATGACGAGGGAGGTGGCGAGGAGGACACAGAGGCATTTGACATCGCCACCTTACAGAATCCAGACGGTGCCAATGGCTTCCTGCCCCGTAAGGACATCAAGCCCGAGCTTCAGTATCCGATGTGCCCTAGGCCCATTGGCAACAGTGTAGACGTGGATGATTTCATCAAAACGCGGATTTCTGATGCGGATAATGACCCCACAGCACCCCCGTATGACTCCATTCAGATCTACGGTTATGAAGGTAGAGGCTCTGTCGCCGGCTCTTTGAGTTCCTTGGAGTCGGTGACCACAGATTCAGACCTGGACTACGACTACCTTCAAAGCTGGGGGCCGCGCTTCAAGAAACTTGCCGATCTTTACGGCACCAAAGACTCGGCTGATGACAACTCTTAA